DNA from Pseudomonas mendocina:
GACTCTTGGACATGCCGAGTGCCTGGCCAGCTTCGCGATGCCCCTTGGGGATGGCCAGAATGGCGCCGCGGAACACCTCGGTGGCATAGGCACCAAAGCACATGCCGAGGGCGATGACGCCCGCGGCGAACGGGCTGAGTTCCAGGCTACCTACGCCCAGGCTTTCGCCCAGTGCGCGCAATACGTTGACGGTGCTGAAGTAGATCAGCAGCACCCAGAGCAACTCGGGCACGCCGCGTACGATGGTGGAATAGCTGCCGCCGAGCCACTGTAGCGGCTTGTACGGCGAAGTCTTGGCCAGCGCGCCGAGCAGGCCGAGCACCAGACCTAGAACCAGCGCGCAAAGCGCCAATTGAATGGTCATCAGGGTGCCGGCGGCCAGGGCTGGGCCGAATCCTTGGAGATCGAAAATCATCGGAGGGCTCGGGCGACTGCGCCGCCAGGTTGGCGGCGCAGTGCCTTCAGGTCATCAGTAGATGCTGAACGGGAAGTACTTGTCGTTGATCTGCTTGTAGGTGCCGTCTTCGATGATGGCTTGCAGAGCGGTATTCAGCTTCTCGCGCAGTGGATCACCCTTGCGCACGGCAATGCCGATCTTGTCGTTGTCGAATACCGGGTCGCCCTTGAACTCGAAGTCCTTGCCGGCGTCGCTCTTGAGCCATTCCCAGTTGACGAAAGTGTCGGCCAGTACGCCGTCGAGGCGGCCCGAGGACAGGTCGAGGTAGGCGTTTTCCTGGGTGTCATACAGCTTGATGTCCACCACTTTGCCCAGGTTGTCTTCCAGCCAGGTGCCGGCGATGGTGGCACGCTGTGCGCCGATCACCTTGCCCTTGAGGCTGCCGGCGTCGGTCTTGAAGTCGGCCGACTTGGGTGCAATGAATTGCAGCTTGTTGGTGTAGTAGGGCTCGGTGAAATCGACCGCAGCCTGACGCTCTTCGGTGATCGACATCGAGGCGATCAGGAAGTCGAACTTCTTGGCGTTCAGGGCCGGGATGATGCCATCCCAGTCAGAGGTGACCACTTCGCACTCGGCCTGCATCTTGGCGCACAGGGCCTGACCGATCTCCACGTCGAAACCGGTGACCTTGCCGCTGGAGTCGATCAGGTTGAAGGGAGGGTAGGCGCCTTCGGTGCCGAGTTTCAGTTTGTCAGCGGCGACAGCGCTGGTGCCGAAAGCCAGGGTAGCGGCCGCGGCCAGCAGGATCTTCTTATAGTTCTGCATGCGTGTTGCTCCGTGTTAGCGATTGCTGGACATGAATTGTTTACAGCGTGCCGATAGCGGGTTGTCGAACACCTGGGCGGGTGGCCCTTGTTCCTCGACCAGGCCCTGGTGGAGGAACACCACCTCGCTGGAAACCTGGCGAGCGAAACTCATTTCATGAGTAACCAGCAGCATGGTGCGACCCTCATCGGCAAGCGCGCGAATCACATTAAGCACTTCTTGTACCATCTCCGGGTCGAGCGCCGAAGTCGGCTCGTCGAACAGGATCACCTTCGGATGCATGGCCAGGGTGCGAGCGATGGCCGCGCGTTGCTGCTGGCCGCCGGATAGCTGATTGGGATAGACGTGGCGCTTTTCGGCGATACCGACCTTGGCCAACAGCGCTTCGGCCACTTCGATGGCTTCTGCCTTGCTCTGGCCGAGTACGCGGCGCGGTGCTTCGATGATGTTGTCGAGCACGCTCATGTGCGGCCAGAGGTTGAAATTCTGAAAGACGAAACCGATCTCGCTGCGCAGGCGATTGATCTGCTTGTTGTCGGCTGCGACCAGATCGCCGTTCTTCGCGGCCTTGAGCTTGAGTTCCTCGCCAGCGACGAAGATCTGACCCTGATGCGGGTTTTCCAGCAAGTTGATGCAGCGCAGAAAGGTGGATTTGCCGGAACCGGAGGAGCCGAGAATGGAGATGACGTCACCGTCTCTGGCCGTCAGGGAGATGCCCTTGAGCACTTCGAGGTCGCCGTAGCGTTTGTGCAGGTTGCGTATTTCCAGCGCGGGCGTCGCCTCGGCCATGGGGTGGGATCCTCTTCTTCTTCGAATGCGCTCCGGCGTGCAGCGGGCCATCCTGGCTGGCGGCCAAGCTAGCATAGCGTTTCCGTGACCGCCAAGCCGTTTACTGGCCTATGGCTGGCTTCGGAGTCAGGGTGTCGCCTGGCTGCAGTTGCTTGTCGCGCAGATGCAAAATGGGCCGATCACGTGCGGCGGTCGCTGCTGATCGCCCTTCCAATCATTGATAAGTCGTTACTCGGTGCTCGCTCGGGCCATGCGCTGGCGCAGCAGGGCGAACAGGCTGGGCAGCACCGAGACGAGGATGATGCCGACGATCAGGTAGTGCAGGTTGTTCTTGATCACCGGCAGGTTGCCGAACCAGTAGCCGGCGTAGGTGAACGAAGTCACCCAGAGAATGGCGCCTACCACGTTGTAGGCTGCGAAGCGCCGATAGCTCATGTGGCTCATGCCGGCGACGAAGGGCGCGAAGGTGCGCACGATGGGCACGAAGCGGGCGAGGATGATGGTCTTGCCGCCGTGGCGGGCATAGAAGGATCGGGTCAGCGCCAGGTGTTCGCGGCGGAAGATCTTCGATTCCGGATTGTTGAACAGGCGCAGGCCGAAGAAGCGGCCGATGCTGTAGTTCAGGGCGTCACCGAGAATCGCCGCAATGATCAGCAGTGCCACCAGCAGGTGTACATCGAGCGTGCCGTGCAGAGCGATGGCTCCAGCGACGAACAGCAGCGAATCACCAGGCAGGAAGGGCGTGACCACCAGGCCGGTTTCGCAGAACACGATCAGGAACAGGATGCCGTACACCCATGGCCCATAGGCAGCGGTGAGTTCGGTCAGGTGCTGATCGATGTTGAGGATGAAGTCGATGACGAGCTGGATGAATTCCATCGGGCGACCCGTTGGCCGGAGGCAGGTATCTGTCCGGCGTCGTGAAAGCAAAAACCCCGAGGAATTTCTTCGCTCGGGGTTCTTAGAATGATGGTGCCCAGGGACGGAATCGAACCGCCGACACGGGGATTTTCAATCCCCTGCTCTACCAACTGAGCTACCTGGGCCAACGGGGCGCTATTAGACGGATTTGAAGGATTAGTGTCAAGCGCGAGTTTGAAAAATATTTAATTATTTCGGGCGCTTAGGCTCGAGACGGGTAGGGTGCGCCGTGCGCACCGCCCTGCAGGTGCCCTGGTGCGCATGGCGACCCTATGTCTGTCTTACTCGCTCGGTGGTACGTAGCCTTCGGCCTGGGCGTATTCCTCGCCGGAGAGGAACTTGTCCATCTCGGCCTGCAGAAACTTGCGATCTTCGGCGTTCATCATGTTCAGACGGCGCTCGTTGATCAGCATGGTTTGATGCTTCTGCCACTCGTCCCAGGCTTGCTTGGAAACGTTGTTGAAGATGTCTTCGCCTTTCGGGCCCGGGTAGGGCGGGCGATCCAGGCCGGGCAGTTCCTGTTTGTGCTTGCGGCACAGCACGGTGCGGGTCATGTCGGTTCTCCAGCGGTAATGGCTTGTGCCGCGCGTTTGAGCAGCTTCTTCACGGGGGCGGCGAGGCCCAGGCGCGGCGGGGTGGCGAGGTTATACCAGAGCCACTCGCCCTCGGCCACGCGACCTGGTCGCTCTGCCACGTTGATCAGCCAGGGTTCGATGGCCAGTTGGAAGTGGCTGAAGGTGTGGGTCAGGCCTTCCAGCTCACGGCGTTCGCCCAGTGCCAGGTGTTGCTGTCGGGCGAGGTCGTCGAGTTGCTCGAGGTCATCCAGCTCCGGCAGGCTCCACAGTCCGCCCCACAGTCCGCTGGCGGGGCGGCGATAGAGCAGGATGTCGCCCGCCTCATTGGCCAGGATCGGCATCAATGTGCGCTTCTGTGGCAGTGCCTTGCGCGGCTTCGCCACCGGATAGCGGATTTCCAGGCCGAGCAGGTGCGCCTGGCAGCCGCTGCGCACCGGGCACAGCAGGCAGGTGGGTTTGCTGCGGGTGCAGAGGGTGGCGCCGAGATCCATCATCGCCTGGGTGTAGTGGTTGACGCGCTCGTGCGGGGTGAGGCGCTCGGCCACGTCCCACAGTTGCTTGGCCACTTTCGGCTCGCCCGGATAGCCCTCTTGCGCCACGTAGCGCGCCAGCACGCGCTTGACGTTGCCGTCGAGGATCGGCGCACGCACGCTCATGCTCAGGCTGGCGATGGCGCCGGCAGTGGAGCGGCCGATGCCGGGCAGTTCGCTGAGGGCATCGACGCTGCGCGGAAATTCGCCGCCATGCTCGCGCATGATGATCTGCGCCGTTTTCTGCAGGTTGCGCGCGCGGGTGTAGTAGCCCAGGCCCGTCCACAGGTGCAGCACTTCGTCCTCAGGCGCTTCGGCCAGATCCTTCACGGTCGGCAGCGCGGCCATGAACCGGTCGAAGTAGCCGAGCACGGTACTGACCTGGGTCTGCTGCAGCATGATCTCCGAGACCCACACGCGGTAGGGCGTGATGTTCTGCTGCCAGGGCAGATCCTTGCGCCCATGCTGGTCGTACCAGGCCAGCACGGCGCTGTTGAATTGCTCGGGACTCATCGGTTGAACAGGCCCTTGAGTGCGTCCTTCAGATCCGGGCTGACCTTGTCGCCGAGCTTCTCTTCGAGCTTCTCGGTCAGCTTGTTGCCGGCCAGGCGAGCGGCGATCTTGCCCAGGCCGTCCTGATCCAGGCGGCAGGCCTTGGCGCCCAGCTCCAGCGGGCCACGGCAGCGCAGCGGCCACTCGATGCCGACATAGCGCTCGTTGACCTGGCAGGCCGGGTCCGGCATTTCGCGCTTGTCGCCTTCGATGGTGATGCCGACCTTGTAGTCGAGGCCGAGCACGCGCAGGTCGAGGTCGCCATTGCCGCTGACCGCCAGGCCCGGTACTTGTGCCTTCAGATCCGGGTTGTGGGCAACGCCGTCACGGATGCTCAGGCTGCCCTTGAGCTCGCGAAATGGCGTGTCCTTGCCACTGGGCGGATTGCTCAGCGACTTGCGGTTGAGGGTGGCGATGCCGCGGCACAGTTGCTGTTCGAGGTTGGCGTCAACCAGTACACCGTCGTTCAGTACGAAGCTGGCGTTGCCATTGAGCGCTTCGATCCACGCCTTCTGGCTGTTGCCGCGGGTATTGAATTTGGCGTCCAGGTCGGCCAGGCCGCGGATCGGTGAGGGCTGGTCTTCCTTCTTCAGCAGCGGTTCCACCGGCAGTCGGCTCAGGCGCTGTTCGAGGCTGAGCATGGGCTCTGCCTGGCGCACGTCTATGCGCCCGTTGCTGACGAAACTACCGCCCTGCAGCTTGCCGCGGGCCTCTTCCAGGGTGATCAGGCCGTCACGGCCGTTGGCCTTGAGGTTGAAATCGCTCAGCTGTTGTTTGCTGACGGTCAGTTGAGCGAGGCTCAGTGCCAATTGCAGGTCGAGCTTGCGCAACTGGTCTACCGGCAGCACCTTCTCGTCACTCCAGGCGTGCAGGGTGGGCGCGTTCGGCAGCGCAGTGGTGCCGCTGGAGCCGGCGTTGGCGATGCTTTCCTTGACTTCGGCCTGGCGCGCAGCCGCCGCGCCTTTCTTGCTCTTGGGCGGTAGATAGCGATCGAGGTCGAGTTTGTCGCCCTTGAGGTCGGCTCGCAGTGCCTGGCGAGCAATGTCGGATACGCCAAGGCTGCCGGTGAAGGTGCTGCCATCGAGTTTGAGGTTGAGTTCTTCGAACATCATGCCTTTGCTCGAGCCGTTCAGGCGGCTGACCAGTTCGAACTGACTGAGGCTGCTGGCGTCCTGCATGGCTGGCAGCTCCACGCCGACGCCTTCGAGGAATTCACGCAGGTTGAGGCTGGCGATGGAGAGGCCGCCAGAGAGCTTGGCGTCCTTGTCCAGTTCGCGGGCTTTCAGTTCGCCGAGGGCGCGCAACTGGTTGGCCGACAGCTTCAGACCGTTCCACTCGGCAATATTGGCGGCCTGGTCGACCAGCAACTGGCCCTGGGCGGAGAAGTTCAGGGTCTTGCCCTTGAGCGGCTCGCCGGAGGCTTCGCCGGTCAGCTTGAGGTCTTCGAACTGATAGCGCTTGAGGGCGCGGTCGAAACGCAGCTGGCCCTCCACCTCGCTGCGCGCGCGCAGCACTGGCTGGTTGGTGCCAAAGAAGGCGCTGAGCTTGACCGGGATGCTGGCGCCTTCGCGGATGGCGCCGGTTTTCAGCTCGATGTTCTCGACGGTGAATTGCTGGCCCTTCTGCGCGTCGCTGTAGTCGATGCGCGAGTTGCTCAGGGTCAGGCTGTCGATATCCAGCTTGAGCGGCTGGCCAGCGGGTTTGTCACTTGGCTGGTCAGGTGGGGTATCGCCGGCAGGAGGCTGCTCGGTTGGCGTCGGTTCGGTTGTGCTTGCTTGCGCCGGGCGGCCAATGCCTTCCCAGTTGCCATGGCCTTTGTCATCACGCTGCAAGTTGAGATTGAGACCATCGACGCGGATGTCGCTCATTTGCACTTCCTTGCGCAGCAGCGGCATGACCCGCACCGAGAGGCCGAGCAGGC
Protein-coding regions in this window:
- a CDS encoding ABC transporter permease, yielding MIFDLQGFGPALAAGTLMTIQLALCALVLGLVLGLLGALAKTSPYKPLQWLGGSYSTIVRGVPELLWVLLIYFSTVNVLRALGESLGVGSLELSPFAAGVIALGMCFGAYATEVFRGAILAIPKGHREAGQALGMSKSRILWKLILPQMWRIALPGLGNLFMILMKDTALVSVVGLTEIMRQAQIAVTATKNPMTFFLVAAIIYLGLTIIAMIGLHFLEKKASRGFVRSNQ
- a CDS encoding ABC transporter substrate-binding protein → MQNYKKILLAAAATLAFGTSAVAADKLKLGTEGAYPPFNLIDSSGKVTGFDVEIGQALCAKMQAECEVVTSDWDGIIPALNAKKFDFLIASMSITEERQAAVDFTEPYYTNKLQFIAPKSADFKTDAGSLKGKVIGAQRATIAGTWLEDNLGKVVDIKLYDTQENAYLDLSSGRLDGVLADTFVNWEWLKSDAGKDFEFKGDPVFDNDKIGIAVRKGDPLREKLNTALQAIIEDGTYKQINDKYFPFSIY
- a CDS encoding ABC transporter ATP-binding protein — protein: MAEATPALEIRNLHKRYGDLEVLKGISLTARDGDVISILGSSGSGKSTFLRCINLLENPHQGQIFVAGEELKLKAAKNGDLVAADNKQINRLRSEIGFVFQNFNLWPHMSVLDNIIEAPRRVLGQSKAEAIEVAEALLAKVGIAEKRHVYPNQLSGGQQQRAAIARTLAMHPKVILFDEPTSALDPEMVQEVLNVIRALADEGRTMLLVTHEMSFARQVSSEVVFLHQGLVEEQGPPAQVFDNPLSARCKQFMSSNR
- a CDS encoding DedA family protein; its protein translation is MEFIQLVIDFILNIDQHLTELTAAYGPWVYGILFLIVFCETGLVVTPFLPGDSLLFVAGAIALHGTLDVHLLVALLIIAAILGDALNYSIGRFFGLRLFNNPESKIFRREHLALTRSFYARHGGKTIILARFVPIVRTFAPFVAGMSHMSYRRFAAYNVVGAILWVTSFTYAGYWFGNLPVIKNNLHYLIVGIILVSVLPSLFALLRQRMARASTE
- a CDS encoding oxidative damage protection protein, which encodes MTRTVLCRKHKQELPGLDRPPYPGPKGEDIFNNVSKQAWDEWQKHQTMLINERRLNMMNAEDRKFLQAEMDKFLSGEEYAQAEGYVPPSE
- the mutY gene encoding A/G-specific adenine glycosylase; the encoded protein is MSPEQFNSAVLAWYDQHGRKDLPWQQNITPYRVWVSEIMLQQTQVSTVLGYFDRFMAALPTVKDLAEAPEDEVLHLWTGLGYYTRARNLQKTAQIIMREHGGEFPRSVDALSELPGIGRSTAGAIASLSMSVRAPILDGNVKRVLARYVAQEGYPGEPKVAKQLWDVAERLTPHERVNHYTQAMMDLGATLCTRSKPTCLLCPVRSGCQAHLLGLEIRYPVAKPRKALPQKRTLMPILANEAGDILLYRRPASGLWGGLWSLPELDDLEQLDDLARQQHLALGERRELEGLTHTFSHFQLAIEPWLINVAERPGRVAEGEWLWYNLATPPRLGLAAPVKKLLKRAAQAITAGEPT
- a CDS encoding AsmA family protein codes for the protein MKALGKILGLFFLGLLLIIVALLFALTHLFDPNDYKDEIRQIARDKANLELQLNGDIGWSLFPWLGLELTDATLASADTPDKPFADLRLLGLSVRVMPLLRKEVQMSDIRVDGLNLNLQRDDKGHGNWEGIGRPAQASTTEPTPTEQPPAGDTPPDQPSDKPAGQPLKLDIDSLTLSNSRIDYSDAQKGQQFTVENIELKTGAIREGASIPVKLSAFFGTNQPVLRARSEVEGQLRFDRALKRYQFEDLKLTGEASGEPLKGKTLNFSAQGQLLVDQAANIAEWNGLKLSANQLRALGELKARELDKDAKLSGGLSIASLNLREFLEGVGVELPAMQDASSLSQFELVSRLNGSSKGMMFEELNLKLDGSTFTGSLGVSDIARQALRADLKGDKLDLDRYLPPKSKKGAAAARQAEVKESIANAGSSGTTALPNAPTLHAWSDEKVLPVDQLRKLDLQLALSLAQLTVSKQQLSDFNLKANGRDGLITLEEARGKLQGGSFVSNGRIDVRQAEPMLSLEQRLSRLPVEPLLKKEDQPSPIRGLADLDAKFNTRGNSQKAWIEALNGNASFVLNDGVLVDANLEQQLCRGIATLNRKSLSNPPSGKDTPFRELKGSLSIRDGVAHNPDLKAQVPGLAVSGNGDLDLRVLGLDYKVGITIEGDKREMPDPACQVNERYVGIEWPLRCRGPLELGAKACRLDQDGLGKIAARLAGNKLTEKLEEKLGDKVSPDLKDALKGLFNR